From Synoicihabitans lomoniglobus, the proteins below share one genomic window:
- a CDS encoding sulfatase family protein, with protein MMSSVSSRSPNLLVIVTDQQRFDALSVHGGLAVTPNLDRLAGQSVDLRAHFSQCPVCGPSRAVMFTGQYPERTGVGENHLKVAPDRLSIFTRLQEEGYQLGYAGKDHLFPADGRPTFDHWHSGAPDPAHARYREWQALVDQSKGWLSSRGCHASGIFHDLPDELTTTGVIGAESVRFLQEATVERPFFHVASFFDPHVPHLAPRRFQSLYDESAIHPPDVGDDPVAGKHRRFRIKRSIQGADRATRAEKQRYLAVYASMVSFVDEQVGHILAALDARPDAANTVVLFTSDHGDFGFQYGMCKKDLVLLDALLHVPLLVRLPQSRASGREVAVLTEHVDLAPTLLEFAGLPIDHWMQGRSLVPLLRGEITAHKTEVFGVACPPGYANPYADAAAFRAAWAEGQRTLGEHPLKRTADYNLPGDHCTSIRTDHWKLIRFEDGFEELYDLQADPEELRNLAPDSDFSIVLHTLRRRLCDHAAAASHPVIS; from the coding sequence ATGATGTCTTCAGTCTCTTCTCGTTCGCCCAACCTATTGGTCATCGTGACCGACCAGCAGCGTTTCGATGCACTCTCGGTTCACGGGGGATTGGCGGTAACACCCAATCTCGATCGGCTGGCTGGTCAGAGTGTCGACCTGCGGGCCCATTTCAGTCAGTGTCCGGTTTGCGGACCTTCACGAGCGGTGATGTTCACGGGGCAATATCCCGAGCGAACCGGGGTGGGGGAAAATCACCTCAAGGTGGCCCCTGATCGCCTTTCGATTTTCACCCGGCTGCAGGAGGAGGGTTATCAACTTGGTTACGCGGGCAAGGATCACCTGTTTCCGGCAGATGGTCGTCCCACCTTCGATCATTGGCACAGTGGGGCCCCGGATCCAGCGCATGCCCGCTACCGCGAGTGGCAGGCGCTCGTGGATCAATCAAAAGGTTGGTTGAGTTCGCGCGGATGCCACGCTTCCGGGATTTTTCATGATTTGCCCGACGAGCTGACAACGACCGGGGTGATTGGTGCGGAGTCGGTGCGGTTCCTGCAGGAGGCGACGGTGGAGCGGCCCTTCTTTCATGTGGCCTCGTTTTTCGATCCGCACGTGCCCCATCTGGCCCCGCGCCGGTTTCAATCACTCTACGATGAGTCCGCCATCCATCCTCCCGACGTTGGCGATGATCCGGTGGCCGGCAAACACCGCCGTTTTCGGATTAAGCGATCCATCCAAGGTGCGGATCGTGCGACCCGCGCCGAGAAGCAACGCTACCTCGCGGTCTATGCGTCGATGGTGAGTTTTGTCGATGAGCAGGTCGGCCATATTCTGGCGGCCTTGGACGCTCGCCCGGATGCCGCCAATACGGTGGTGCTTTTCACATCGGACCACGGTGATTTTGGCTTTCAATACGGAATGTGTAAGAAGGACTTGGTTCTGCTGGACGCTTTGCTCCATGTGCCGTTGCTGGTGCGTTTACCCCAATCCAGGGCTTCTGGTCGCGAGGTCGCTGTGCTCACCGAGCATGTTGATCTTGCGCCTACTTTACTCGAGTTTGCCGGATTGCCGATCGATCACTGGATGCAGGGGCGCTCACTCGTGCCTTTGCTTCGAGGGGAAATCACGGCGCATAAAACGGAGGTGTTTGGCGTCGCGTGCCCGCCCGGCTATGCCAACCCCTATGCTGATGCTGCCGCGTTCCGCGCGGCTTGGGCGGAAGGGCAGCGCACCTTGGGCGAACATCCGCTGAAACGGACGGCCGACTACAATTTACCCGGGGATCACTGCACGAGTATTCGCACCGATCACTGGAAGCTGATTCGTTTTGAGGACGGTTTCGAAGAGCTTTACGATTTGCAGGCTGATCCCGAAGAGCTGAGGAATCTCGCACCGGATTCAGATTTTTCCATCGTGCTCCATACCTTGCGGCGACGCCTGTGCGATCACGCGGCGGCGGCGTCTCATCCGGTTATCTCCTGA
- a CDS encoding sulfatase-like hydrolase/transferase, with product MNATHFLPDLGQSQGVEIVVTKANIGGSDLERHARYLRIALRDPSDPEGKPYWERDDPNRRHYSLVEMLERDHWDFVTLQQFSGDSFKPETYEPASAELIAVVRAHAPDARIVVHETWAYRSDHPIYLPSPSSSLSPYEAVLVARSRDQLRSAGPFSQTAMHADLKAAYGALATRYGLLTVPVGDAFQIARAMPEWHFVHPDPTFDYAHPPPEQRPDQTGSLIGGWHWRTDTKTGQREFALDAKHANVAGQYLGACVFYETLVGQRVGDDAWRPPELTAGQADSLRGAAHRAVLEQVKQPTKVAPARTRPNIVLVMTDDQGWGETGYYQHPVLRTPELDRMAANGLRFDRFYAGAPVCSPTRATVLTGRSNDRTGVPTHGHALRRQEKSLASALQAEGYATAHFGKWHLDGLRGPGAPILADDTHHPGKFGFEQWLSVTNFFDLNPLMGRNGAVEAFRGDSSTIVVDEALKFIRGAVHDSRPFFAVVWDGSPHGPWVASDADRRDLADLNFRSQHHYGELVAFDRALGHLRKGLRDLGVAENTLVWYCSDNGGLPGMIPDTVGGLRGHKSELWEGGIRVPGVIEWPAAIVPRVSSYPASTMDIFPTLAAIVGLPSDAMLDPVDGANLAPLFAGRDVPRVKPIPFRFEDGGAWIDNDYKLVVSGEGTGGFKLYDLTNDPTESRNLAAVEPERLGRMGRDYEAWSASVDRSVAGQDYPAGRVDPTEPESHPWSDDARYQPYLETWRQRPEYSNLPAQNFHLAEDMAESLSTQAAP from the coding sequence GTGAACGCGACGCACTTTCTGCCGGACTTGGGGCAAAGTCAGGGAGTGGAGATCGTGGTGACCAAGGCCAATATCGGCGGTTCGGACTTGGAGCGTCACGCCCGGTATTTGCGCATCGCGTTGCGAGATCCATCAGACCCGGAAGGCAAACCCTACTGGGAGCGGGATGATCCGAACCGTCGCCACTACAGTCTGGTGGAGATGTTGGAGCGTGATCACTGGGACTTTGTCACCTTGCAACAATTCAGCGGGGACAGCTTTAAGCCGGAAACTTATGAACCCGCATCCGCCGAGCTCATCGCGGTGGTCCGGGCTCATGCCCCCGATGCGCGGATCGTGGTGCATGAGACGTGGGCCTACCGGTCCGATCACCCGATATATCTGCCTTCGCCATCGAGTTCACTTTCGCCTTATGAGGCGGTTTTGGTGGCCCGCAGTCGCGATCAGCTGCGCAGTGCGGGGCCATTTTCCCAAACCGCGATGCACGCCGACCTGAAGGCGGCCTACGGGGCATTGGCGACGCGTTACGGCTTGCTGACGGTGCCCGTGGGCGACGCGTTCCAGATCGCCCGCGCCATGCCGGAGTGGCACTTCGTGCACCCTGATCCCACTTTCGACTACGCGCATCCGCCTCCTGAACAGCGGCCTGACCAAACCGGGAGTTTGATCGGAGGCTGGCATTGGCGGACGGATACGAAAACCGGGCAGCGTGAGTTTGCCCTCGATGCGAAGCACGCCAATGTGGCGGGCCAATATCTGGGGGCCTGCGTATTTTACGAGACTCTGGTGGGGCAACGCGTTGGCGACGATGCCTGGCGTCCGCCGGAGTTAACGGCCGGGCAAGCCGACTCGCTGCGCGGGGCGGCCCATCGGGCCGTGCTGGAACAGGTGAAACAGCCGACGAAGGTCGCGCCCGCGCGAACGCGGCCCAATATCGTGCTGGTCATGACCGACGACCAAGGCTGGGGCGAAACCGGTTATTATCAGCACCCGGTGCTGAGGACGCCGGAATTGGACCGGATGGCCGCGAACGGGCTGCGCTTTGATCGGTTTTACGCGGGGGCACCGGTGTGTTCACCGACCCGTGCCACCGTCCTGACGGGCCGCAGCAACGACCGCACGGGCGTTCCCACGCACGGTCACGCCTTGCGTCGGCAGGAGAAGAGTCTGGCCAGTGCGTTGCAGGCGGAGGGTTACGCAACCGCGCATTTCGGCAAGTGGCACCTCGATGGCCTGCGCGGCCCGGGAGCCCCGATTCTGGCCGATGATACGCACCATCCCGGGAAGTTTGGTTTCGAGCAGTGGCTGTCGGTGACCAACTTCTTCGACCTCAATCCGCTGATGGGGCGCAATGGGGCGGTCGAGGCGTTCCGAGGGGATTCATCGACGATCGTGGTGGATGAAGCGTTGAAGTTTATCCGAGGTGCGGTGCATGACTCTCGACCGTTTTTCGCCGTGGTGTGGGACGGCTCGCCGCATGGTCCATGGGTGGCGAGCGACGCGGACCGGCGAGATCTCGCTGATCTGAATTTTAGGAGCCAGCACCACTACGGGGAACTGGTGGCGTTTGACCGCGCTCTTGGGCACCTGCGCAAAGGACTGCGAGACCTCGGCGTCGCGGAGAATACCCTGGTCTGGTATTGCAGCGACAACGGAGGATTGCCGGGCATGATTCCGGATACGGTGGGCGGATTGCGCGGGCACAAGAGCGAGCTTTGGGAGGGAGGCATCCGCGTGCCGGGGGTAATCGAATGGCCGGCGGCGATTGTGCCACGGGTATCATCCTACCCGGCTTCCACGATGGATATCTTCCCGACGTTGGCCGCGATCGTCGGTTTACCTTCCGATGCAATGCTGGACCCGGTGGACGGAGCGAATTTGGCCCCGCTATTCGCGGGCAGGGATGTCCCGCGGGTTAAGCCGATCCCGTTTCGCTTCGAAGACGGCGGCGCCTGGATCGACAACGACTACAAGTTGGTCGTGTCCGGGGAGGGAACCGGTGGTTTCAAACTCTACGACCTGACGAATGATCCGACGGAGTCGCGTAATCTGGCTGCGGTCGAACCGGAGCGGCTCGGTCGGATGGGGCGGGACTATGAGGCCTGGAGTGCGTCGGTCGACCGCAGTGTCGCGGGCCAGGATTACCCGGCAGGTAGGGTCGATCCGACCGAGCCGGAGTCACATCCATGGTCGGACGATGCCCGTTATCAGCCCTATCTGGAGACGTGGCGGCAACGCCCGGAATATTCGAACCTGCCCGCGCAGAACTTCCATCTGGCCGAAGACATGGCCGAGAGCTTGTCAACCCAAGCTGCCCCCTGA